The Candidatus Cloacimonadota bacterium region TGAAGGTGTAAAATATTTCGGATTACTGGATAGAGAAAATATCTCGACATAGGAAAAGAAAATCAGGCAGAGAAAAGGAAGTTTGAGCAAAAAAGAGTTTATCCTTTTTGGATGATTATTTTTTTGCTTTTTGGCGCGTGTTAAAAACATTATTTTCAGAATTCCACTCTGAAGTTATCATAATGAGTTGAAGCGGTCAGATCAGATATTTCGAGATTTTTTACTCGGGCAAAAGTTGGTCCTTTCCGCAATTCTTGGATGAATAGATCAAGATTCAATTTATCTCCGCAAGCAATGATTTTTACTCTACCATCATACATGTTTTTCGTGTAGCCTTTTATCTTATACATATTTGCTTTACTGACTACAAAATATCGATAGCCAACACCTTGCACCCGACCGGAAACATAAATCTCAACGCTTCTCATCTTCAAATTCCATCCAAAAGTTGAAAATAAATATGAGTGAGTTATTGTCAAATTTTATTTAGAAAACAAGGAAAATTAGCAACGAACAAAACAAACAACAGGAATAACCTTACGATTTAGTTATTCCAACATTTTAAAAACCGATACATGTCGAATTTTGTTCAACTCGTCAGCATTCTTACTTTTCATAACTTTCAAACATACCCCCAAAATTTGTAGAAATAAGAATTCTAACTTTATGAATCGAAAGAATATAAGAAGATTAATTGCCTTGAAAATTACTGTTTAAAGAAAACCACAAATTTATTTGTGGGAATATGATTCGGGAAAAAAACTAACGGTTTCAACCGTTTTCAAATAAAGTGAAAACCATTAAAATGGTTCATTTAAAAGGATTTGTTTAATTTTTCCCACAAATAAATTTGTGGGCTTCTAATCAAATTATAAATCTTTATTGATGATTACCAATTTTTTAGATAATTTTGGGGGTATGCCTGCTTTTCATAACTTTGGCTTGACACTCAACGATATATTCAAAACCTGCAGGATATGAAAAGAGAGATTTTTAAGAAATTTTTGGTAGAAAAATATCCTGAAAAATGGGAAGAAATGCTGCTGTCATTCGAGAACTATTGGAAGTTACTTGTTTTGGAAAATGCAAAAATAAATCTCATTTCCCGGAAAACTGGGATTGAAGATTATTGGACGGTTCATTTTCTCGACTCTCTTTTACCAATAGATTTTTTTGATTTTTCTGATAAAAAAATACTTGATCTCGGAACCGGCGGAGGATTGCCGGGAATTCCCCTAAAAATTTTATTTCCCAAGTCAGAGATGTATTTATTAGACTCGAAACAAAAGAAAATAAATTCTTTGAAAAACATAATCAAAAAACTTGACTTGAAAAGGTGTTTCACGATTGTTTCACGGCTTGAAGATTTGGATAAAGAAAGGGGTGGATTTTTTGATTTTATTGTTTGCCGTTCGGTAAAGATCCTTCCGAAATACAGAAAAAAGATGTTTGAGATTCTGCATAAAAATGGGAAGATCATTCTCTATAAAAGCAAAATCCTGGATGATCTCAAATTGTTTGAAAAATATAAAATTTATGATGTTTCGCAAAAGGAAATCGGAGTAAGAAAGATAATTGAAATTGAAAAGGAGTAACTTTATATTTAAAAAATTTATTATAAAGATTGTCTCCTGGTGCTTTAAGCAAGAACATAACTTTATAAATTGATTAAAAAATACAATTGGAAACAGGAAAAGGAAACGGGAATTCAGAAAATTGAAATGCAAAATAAAAAATCTCTGTGATCTCTGTGACTCTGTGGCTAATTTTGAAATTCCGATACATTAAAATAAACATGAAAAAAATAATAACGATCGTAAATCAGAAAGGAGGTGTTGGTAAAACTACAACCGCGATAAATCTATCGTCGGCTTTGGCAATTTATGAAAAAAACACCTTACTGATAGATTTTGATCCGCAGGGAAATACTTCGAGCGGAATTGGAATTGACAAAGAAAATCCAAATATTTATGAAGCTCTGGTTGGAAGTGTTTCCATCGATGCAATAATTAAAAAATCTCCCTTACTGGCAAAACTCGATATTGCTCCTTCAAATACGAATTTAAGCGGAGCGGAAATCGAGCTGGTAAAGGAATATTCACGCGAGCATAAACTCAAACACGCACTTACGGAAATAAATGGAAAATATGAATATATCATCATCGATTGTCCGCCATCTCTTGGTTTATTGACAGTTAATGCTTTAACTGTTTGTTCGGATGTGATCGTTCCTATTCAATGCGAATATTATGCTCTCGAAGGTGTGAGCCAATTGCTGACAACGATCAGATTGATCAAAAAAAATCTGAATCCGGATTTGAACATTCTCGGAATTCTGCTGACCATGTTCGATCGCAGATTGAATCTTTCGCACCAGGTCGCTAAAGAAGTCCGCAGGTATTTCCAGGATCAGACTTTTTCCACGATCATTCATAGAAATGTTAAGTTGAGTGAAGCTCCCAGCTTCGGTAAATCGATTTTTCATTATGATATAAAATCATCAGGTTCGCAAAATTACCTGAATTTTGCAAAGGAAGTAATGTCAAGATGTCAAAATTAGGAAGAGGCTTAGATGCTTTGATCGATTCCGGTCCGGAAGCGATTGATAAAACGACAGGTATAACGACAGTCAAAGTCGCCTTTATCAAGCCGAATCGTTTCCAGCCGAGAAAAGTCTTCAAAGAAGATAAGCTCCGGGAATTGGCAAAATCGCTACAGGAAAACGGTTTGATCCAACCTATAATCGTCACCAAAAAAGATAGATCAGAATATGAATTGATCGCAGGCGAAAGAAGATTGGAAGCAGCCAGAATTGCAGGTTTTGACGAAATTCCAGTGATCATCAGAAGTGTGTCTCCGAGAGAACAACTGCAATTCGCAATTATTGAAAATATTCAGCGTGAAGACTTGAATGCGATCGAGGAAGCAATTGCCTTTCACCAATTAAGCGAAGATTTCGGATTAACGCACTCCCAAATTTCTGAAATTATAGGCAAAGAAAGAACAACGATCTCCAATTCCATCCGGTTATTGAAATTGAATGAAAACATAAAACAGATGGTTCTTGACGGAAAACTTTCTTCCGGTCATGCTCGCGCGATTTTGCAGATTGATGAGAAATTGCAAGAGGAATTCGCAAATTATATTGTTGAAAACAGCCTTTCCGTTCGGAAAGCAGAAAGCGATGCAAAAAGGATTAGGGAAACGGGCTCTGTTCAAAAAATCAATGAAGAAATAACGGAAAATTCCAAAATCTATCATCTTGAAGAACGACTGAATAATATCTTTAAAGTGAAAGTCCGAATTTCCGGTAAGAACAACAAAGGAAAGATCACTTTTTTTTATTCTTCAAAAGAAGAATTTGATCAACTTTTAAGCGGATTTGAAAAAAAATGAAAAAATATTTAATTATCTTTCTCATCCTATTTTTATTGCTGATCATTATTTTTTCCTTTAAAGAAAACAGAAAATTAAAATTGGAAAACCTTCATTTTAAGCAGGAATTGGAATCAACAGATATTTATCTGAAAGAACTTGGAAAACAAATTCAAAGTCTTCGGAAAGATGAATATGAACCTCTCTCCAAAACAGATAAGATGAAAAAAGTTCTCAATGATTATTTAAATGAACAGAAAAAAAAGAATGAGGAAAAAATACTGAAGATCTCGAAAGAAGAATTACAGGAAGAGTTAATTCAATATGAAAAGAAAATCCGATTTACTCCTGACCTGATCCCGATAAAAGGTGAATATGCGATCAGTCAGAAATATTCGGAAAAACACTCAGCACTCGATTTTGCTGCTGCAATGGGAACAGAAGTTGTTTCTTCGGCTGCTGGAGAAATTTTATCCGTTTACGAGGATAAATATTTCGGAAAAATCATTATTATCGATCATCTTAATGAGTACTCCTCTTTTTATGCTCATCTGGCAAAAACATTGGTGGATCCGGAAATTTGCGTTGAAAAAGGTCAGACGATTGGACTTGTCGGTTCGAGTGGAAATAGTTCTGCTCCTCATCTCCATTTTGAAATTATGGTAAATGGTGAGAATATTGATCCGGCTACCGTGTTAAAAAATCTTCCGCAATGAAGAATTAGTAATGTTGGGTGTTTTTGTCATTCCGGGTTTTCTTCTTGTTTTTCTACCGAGGAATCTCAGATATCTGTTTGAGGGTAATTATTCTGGCGTCGAAGATCCTTCGAGAGTATATCTTTTTTGAAAACTCATAATGACAAGTAGAATCAATCTTTGTGGAAGCTATCCTCAGGAATTTCTTCATTAGGATTTTCACAAAGTTATAATATAGGAGATATTATGGCAAAAAACAGAGAAGTCGAACTTTCCACGATAATTGGAAAAGACAGCAAGGTTACAGGTTCTCTTTTCGTCAAAGGGGGAGTTCGTGTCGATGGAGAAGTCGAAGGAAAAATTGAATCAGACGGCTTTGTGACTATCGGTTCATCTGGAATAGCAAAGTCGGATATTAAAGCAAAAGAATGTCTGGTTTCAGGAAAAGTTAAAGGAAATATTGTTGCTGAAGAATCACTGGAACTGGATAAATCTGCTAATTTGAATGGAGATATAATAGCCAGAATTTTAAGGATCAATACAGGTGCGATTTTCAATGGAAATTGTTCCATGCAAAATGAAAACCAGGTAATGGAAACGATAAAAACCGATGATCTTCAAAAAGAACAAAAAACTGATTAACAACGAACTGCTGACATACATCAGTTTAATAACCCAGGTTGGATTAACATTTATAATTTCCCTGCTCATATTTTTCTTTCTTTTTCTTTACCTTGATAAAAAACTCCAAACCAATGGAATTTTAACAGGGATCGGAACTTTACTCGGAGTTTTTTCCGGATTTTATGCTTCTTACAAATTGATCAAAAGATTTATAGGAAAATAACCGATTGAAATATTTCATAATATGAAAAACAAAGAATATATAAGACGAATTCTAATTATAATTTTCTTGACAAACATCTTAGCAATTTTGAGTTTGCCGTTGTTTTTCAAGCAGTCTATAGGCTGGATTGCAGGTTCTTTCGCAAGTATTGTCAATTTTCTGTGGTTGGCACAAAATGTGAAGAAAAGCATAGATTTATATGCTTCCAAGGCAAAACTGAAATCCATTAAGGGTTCGTTATTACGATATTCGTTTTTAATTATTTTTTCGTTATTGATCATTTATCTGATCAAGCCGGATATCATTATTTTCGGATTGGGATTGCTGGCTTCACAAATGGCGATTTTTGTAAACGAGATATTCGAGAGAATTCGGAAAAACAGATATTTCAGAGGTTGAAATGGCAAAAAAGAAAGGTTCTCTAAAAAAGATTTTTTTGATTTTTTTCATTATTGAAATTGCTCTTGTTGTAATTTCCGGAAGTTTTTCCAAGAAATTACAGATAGGATTTGATGATGGAAAATTCGTATTCAGAAATGTTAAAAGCCATTTTGACCTGCAGGAAAAGATTACGGAAGAATTCCAGATCGACGAATATTACAGACAGACCGGTGAAACCCCGGAAATTTATGGCAGTAAAAAAATATATAACATCGTTAAAAATATCTTTGGAGAAAACAGTGCGATCGGTGCTTTTAATCTCATCCGAATGCTGTTAATTGTCGATATTCTGCTTCTCGGATTGGCTTTTCTGATCAGGAAAAGACTCTACAAAAAACCTTCTCAACCACAAATAATTTTCGAACTTATCTACGGACTTTTTGAAGATTTCGTTCAAGACACTCTCGGTAAAGGACGGGTGCATTACACTCCCTACATCGTTAGTTTATTCCTCTTTATCTGGATCTGTAATATTATTGGAATGATCCCCATTCCGGGATTTATGGAACCAACCCGTAATTTGAATGTTCCGCTCGGATTAGGATTTATCGCTGTTATCGTTGTTCACGCTACTGCCATCAAAGTTAAAGGGCTTTGGGGACATCTGAGTAATTATGTTAATCCTGTAAAAAATCCTTTATTTTTATTAGATCTTGTGGGTGAGATGTCTAAAGTCGTTTCTATCTCATTCCGTTTATTTGGAAATATTTTAGGAGGAGCGATCATTATTCTCGTTGTTTCATCGCTCGTAAAATTTGTCCTTTTACCAATTGGATTAAATCTCTTTTTCGGAATGTTTGTAGGAAGTATCCAGGCTTTTGTTTTCACGATGCTCGCCCTGACTTATATCGGGGTTGAGATTTCGGAGTAGAAATGAACTTTCCCGTAGAATATATACAAATCGCAGCTTATCTCGGAGCAGGAATTTGTGTTGGTATCGGTGCTATTACAACCGGGATCGGTTCCGGAATAATCGCAGGAGAAGGTTCTCTGGCGATCATGAAACAACCAAAGGCAAATGAAGATATCTTCCGCACTATGCTCATCGGTCAGGCTGCCGCTCAAACTGCCGGGATTTTTGCCTTAGTCGTCTCGATGTTACTTATTTATGGCGGATTTGATGTAGCCAAAGGTGGCTGGTATAAAGCTGCTGCTCTTTTAGCAGCCGGAATTGCGATGGGAATCGGATCGGTCGGACCATCTCTGGGAGCAGGATATTCCGGAGGACAAGCCTGTAAATCGATCGGTAGAATGCCGAAACACGGAAATGCCATAATGGGAAATATGCTGATCGGACAGGCGCTTTCCCAGACATCAGCGATCTTTGCTCTCGTTGTTTCTCTACTATTATTATATTCATCTCCAAACCAACCGGAAGGTATTTCGATCGGTAGAATTATGGTTAAAACTATCGCCTTTTTAGGAGCTGGTTCTGCAATCGGATTGGGAACAATTGGTCCCGGTGCGGGAATTGGTTATGTTGCCGGTAGAGCAAATGATATGTTGGGAAGATTTCCCGCTGAACGACCGAATGTGATGAGAACAATGTTTTTGGGAGCAGCAGTTTCGGAATCGACAGCGATCTATTCATTGGTCGTTGCCTTTTTATTAATATTTGCAGTTTAATATTATACCTTACGAACGATTGAGGATAATCTTGAAATTCTTCCAAAATCTCAATCAAGATTACGAGACCTTCGCAATGGTCGGAAATAAAAGTGTAAATTTATTCGACTCATAATGAAGACGAGTCGAAATAGACAGTCTCGAAAAATAACCATTCCGAAGGTTTCCAATCATTCGGAAGGTTGATAAATAGATAAAAAAGTATAAGAATATACGGAGGAAAAATGGATTTAACAATTGCTCAAGGAATCGCCAAAGCAGCAGCTCTTCTGGGAGCCGGTATGTGTATGGGAATGGGAGCATTAGGCCCCGGAGTTGGCGAAGGATTCGTGGCTGGAAAAGCCTGTGAAGGTATTGCTCGTTCACCGGAAAATGCCAGTTTGATCACCAGAACCATGCTGGTTGGTCAGGCTGTTTCCGAATCGACAGGTATTTACTCGCTGGTTATTGCTCTTTTATTGATTTTCTCGACCTAAATGCACTTGTTGATTTAATGATTTGGGGATTTTATTTTAAGCTCCTATCATTAATCTTTATCTTTCCCGATTTCAGGATTGAATGAAAATCGTAAATCAACTTGCCCAAGTTGAGAAATCGAATTTTTAGAAAAGCCTGATAGGGAATATTGGAAATTCAGAAATTCAGCAAAACTTGAATAAATATCAGCACACGGGAAAAGTATCTCAAGCCGTACACTGTCCTGCTTGTGAAGAATAACAAACAGGGATGTTCGTTTTACGGAATCCTCGGCTGAAAAAGTGGAGATTTTATGATTAATATAGATTATTCGATCATCATTGTGATCCTGAATTTTATTATTCTTTTGATAATTTTAAATGGACTGCTTTATAAACCAGCGAAGAAATTCCTGGCAGAAAGAAAAGCACAGATTGCTGCAGACCTTAACGAAGCTGATGAATTTAAAAAAAAGGCAAATCAACTTGTTCAGAAAAAAGAAAACGAATTAAAACTTTCTGCTGAAGAAATCCGGAAAATGAAAAAAAAAGCTCGTAGTGATGCAGAACTTCAAGCAAATGAAATCATCGGTGATGCCAAAGATCACGAGAAGAAGATCATGCAGGAAACGGAGGAAATGATCGAGCATGAAAAGATTAAAGCGATCGGAGAAATAAAGACGGAATTAGCTGAGATGGTTTCCGAGCTATCGGCGAAATTCCTATCCAAAAAAATGGATGAAAACAATGATCAGGATATGATCAAAAAAATGATTTCCGAACGGGGAAATAAGTGAAGAACAAACTGATCGCCAAAAGATATGCGAAAGCTGTCATGGAGAACATTTCAGAAGATTCAACTTCTTTCTTAAATGATATATCTTTATTGAATAAGTTTTTTTCAGATAATCCGGAAGTCATTAAAACTGCAGATTCGTTACTTTACCCTCCAAAGAGAAGAATCGAAATTATTAAAGAAATCAGCAGAATAAGCAATAATCAGAAAATCTGGAATAACCTTTTTCAACTTCTGGTCCAAAAACACAAATTCATCATTATCCGGGAAATTTTAACAGAACTTGAATCTATAATTTTAGAGAAAAAGAAACAAGAAAAAGTGCATTTGAAAATTGCTCACAAACATCCCGATGAGGTCCTGAAAAAAATGAAATCAATAATTGCAGATATTATCAAAAAAGATTTAATCCTCGATATTACCATCGATCCGGATATTATCGGAGGTTTTATTGCATCAACCGAATCTCTTGTCATAGATGGTTCGATCAGAAATAATTTGATCAAATTTAAGAATATTGTATCTGAAGTGAAATAATAAATCCGAATTGTCTCCTTGAATTTCAAGAAGTTCAGCATCTCCGCAGGAGATAAATAATTATCCCTTTTTAAGGGAAAATTTAAGAGAGTAAAAAAATGAAAAAAAATGTCATTATGAGGTTTCATCCGGAGATAATCTCCCGAAGAATCTCGTATATCGTTGGAGTCCCTTCGAAAGAAAAGCACGAAGAATTCCTCATAATGACAAAAACAATCATTTTTGCATAAATCAATAAAATTAAAATAACGAGGTCGGAATGAAAATACAACCAGATGAAATAAGTTCGATATTAAAAGCAAAGATCAACGATTTCAAGTTTGAGATCGATATTGAAGAAACCGGAAAAGTCGTTCAAGTTGGAGATGGAATTGCTCGTGTTTACGGTTTGAACAATGTTATGGCTGGTGAAATGATATTATTTCCCGGAGATGTTGTGGGTATGGCTTTGAATCTGGAAGAAGATAATGTCGGTTGCATTCTCTTTGGAGAAACCAGGAAAATCAAAGAGGGTGATATTGCTAAAAGAACAAAGCAGATCCTGCAGGTTCCGGTGGGAGAAGCAATGCTTGGCCGTGTTGTCAATGCTCTCGGTGAACCGATTGATGGTAAAGGTGCGATCAAATCCGAAAAATCTATGCCTGTGGAAAGAAAAGCACTCGGAATTATCCAGCGACAACCTGTGAAAGAACCTCTGCAAACCGGTTTGAAATCTATAGATTCTATGATCCCGATCGGAAGAGGACAACGAGAACTTATCATTGGTGACAGGCAAACAGGAAAAACTGCGATTGGGATCGACACAATTATAAACCAGAAAGGTACTGATGTAATCTGTATTTATGTTGCTATCGGTCAGAAAAAATCTTCAGTTGCAAAAATCGTAAAAACACTGGAATTACACGGAGCGATGGATTATACGATCATCGTTTCCGCTTCAGCTTCCGAATCTGCTTCTTTGCAATATCTATCTCCTTATTCCGGAGTTACAATGGGTGAATTTTTCCGCGATAATGGAAAACATGCTTTGATAATTTATGATGATCTCTCCAAACATGCTGTTTCGTATCGACAGATTTCCCTGCTTTTAAGACGACCTCCCGGACGAGAAGCATATCCAGGTGATGTATTTTATCTTCATTCAAGACTTCTGGAAAGAGCTTCTAAATTAAGTGATGAACTGGGTGGAGGTTCTCTCACTGCTCTTCCTATCATCGAAACACAAGCTGATGATATAACTGCGTATATTCCAACGAATGTGATTTCCATTACCGATGGTCAGATATATTTGAGCAGTCGTCTTTTCTATTCCGGAGTTCGTCCCGCGATCAATGCCGGACTGTCTGTTTCCCGGGTGGGAGGAAACGCACAGATCAAAGTGATGAAAGGTGTAACCGGGCAGCTTCGTCTAGATCTGGCTCAGTATACAGAATTAGAAGCATTTGCTAAATTCGGTTCGGACCTTGATAAAGCTACTCAAGCTCAACTGAGGCGAGGTATTCGACTTGTCGAAATTTTAAAACAGGATCAATATGTTCCGCTTCCTGTGGCTAAACAAGTTTTTATCATATTTATGGCAAACCAGGGTATGCTTGATAAAATCGAGATCAATGAGATCAAAAAAGTTGAAGAAGAACTTTTCTCAATCCTCGATTCCGAATATAAAGACTTCATGGAAGAACTTATAAAAGGTTCGATCACAGATGAAGTTACAGAAAAAATGAAAAAAATCTGTCAGAAAGTTATCGAGAAATTTTGATGAACTGTCCACGAATTTCACGAATTACTCGAATTAAAACAAAAAAATAATCATTGTTCCCAATCCACGATTGGGAATAAAATAATTTGTGTAATTATTGGATGATCATTGTTTGAAATAAATCAAAAAAATAGAAGGAATTGGAATGTTGATAAATTTTGTTAGAATGGTGTTAGAGCAAAAAACCATGAATTTGTGAAATTCGTGGATGTTTTATAAAAGAAATGATTTGTGTAATTAGTGGATAATAAAAAATGCCGAACATTAGAGACATTAAGACCAGAATTGAAAGCGTTAAAAGTACCAAGCAGATTACCAATGCCATGAAAATGGTAGCTGCTTCCAAATTGAGAAAAGCTCAGAACAACATTGAACAAGCGCGACCGTATGCTGATCATATCAATGTTATGCTCCAGACTTTAAAGCGGAAA contains the following coding sequences:
- a CDS encoding acylphosphatase codes for the protein MRSVEIYVSGRVQGVGYRYFVVSKANMYKIKGYTKNMYDGRVKIIACGDKLNLDLFIQELRKGPTFARVKNLEISDLTASTHYDNFRVEF
- the rsmG gene encoding 16S rRNA (guanine(527)-N(7))-methyltransferase RsmG, coding for MKREIFKKFLVEKYPEKWEEMLLSFENYWKLLVLENAKINLISRKTGIEDYWTVHFLDSLLPIDFFDFSDKKILDLGTGGGLPGIPLKILFPKSEMYLLDSKQKKINSLKNIIKKLDLKRCFTIVSRLEDLDKERGGFFDFIVCRSVKILPKYRKKMFEILHKNGKIILYKSKILDDLKLFEKYKIYDVSQKEIGVRKIIEIEKE
- a CDS encoding ParA family protein, yielding MKKIITIVNQKGGVGKTTTAINLSSALAIYEKNTLLIDFDPQGNTSSGIGIDKENPNIYEALVGSVSIDAIIKKSPLLAKLDIAPSNTNLSGAEIELVKEYSREHKLKHALTEINGKYEYIIIDCPPSLGLLTVNALTVCSDVIVPIQCEYYALEGVSQLLTTIRLIKKNLNPDLNILGILLTMFDRRLNLSHQVAKEVRRYFQDQTFSTIIHRNVKLSEAPSFGKSIFHYDIKSSGSQNYLNFAKEVMSRCQN
- a CDS encoding ParB/RepB/Spo0J family partition protein; the protein is MSKLGRGLDALIDSGPEAIDKTTGITTVKVAFIKPNRFQPRKVFKEDKLRELAKSLQENGLIQPIIVTKKDRSEYELIAGERRLEAARIAGFDEIPVIIRSVSPREQLQFAIIENIQREDLNAIEEAIAFHQLSEDFGLTHSQISEIIGKERTTISNSIRLLKLNENIKQMVLDGKLSSGHARAILQIDEKLQEEFANYIVENSLSVRKAESDAKRIRETGSVQKINEEITENSKIYHLEERLNNIFKVKVRISGKNNKGKITFFYSSKEEFDQLLSGFEKK
- a CDS encoding M23 family metallopeptidase, which codes for MKKYLIIFLILFLLLIIIFSFKENRKLKLENLHFKQELESTDIYLKELGKQIQSLRKDEYEPLSKTDKMKKVLNDYLNEQKKKNEEKILKISKEELQEELIQYEKKIRFTPDLIPIKGEYAISQKYSEKHSALDFAAAMGTEVVSSAAGEILSVYEDKYFGKIIIIDHLNEYSSFYAHLAKTLVDPEICVEKGQTIGLVGSSGNSSAPHLHFEIMVNGENIDPATVLKNLPQ
- a CDS encoding polymer-forming cytoskeletal protein → MAKNREVELSTIIGKDSKVTGSLFVKGGVRVDGEVEGKIESDGFVTIGSSGIAKSDIKAKECLVSGKVKGNIVAEESLELDKSANLNGDIIARILRINTGAIFNGNCSMQNENQVMETIKTDDLQKEQKTD
- a CDS encoding AtpZ/AtpI family protein, whose amino-acid sequence is MIFKKNKKLINNELLTYISLITQVGLTFIISLLIFFFLFLYLDKKLQTNGILTGIGTLLGVFSGFYASYKLIKRFIGK
- the atpB gene encoding ATP synthase F0 subunit A; this translates as MAKKKGSLKKIFLIFFIIEIALVVISGSFSKKLQIGFDDGKFVFRNVKSHFDLQEKITEEFQIDEYYRQTGETPEIYGSKKIYNIVKNIFGENSAIGAFNLIRMLLIVDILLLGLAFLIRKRLYKKPSQPQIIFELIYGLFEDFVQDTLGKGRVHYTPYIVSLFLFIWICNIIGMIPIPGFMEPTRNLNVPLGLGFIAVIVVHATAIKVKGLWGHLSNYVNPVKNPLFLLDLVGEMSKVVSISFRLFGNILGGAIIILVVSSLVKFVLLPIGLNLFFGMFVGSIQAFVFTMLALTYIGVEISE
- a CDS encoding ATP synthase F0 subunit C — encoded protein: MNFPVEYIQIAAYLGAGICVGIGAITTGIGSGIIAGEGSLAIMKQPKANEDIFRTMLIGQAAAQTAGIFALVVSMLLIYGGFDVAKGGWYKAAALLAAGIAMGIGSVGPSLGAGYSGGQACKSIGRMPKHGNAIMGNMLIGQALSQTSAIFALVVSLLLLYSSPNQPEGISIGRIMVKTIAFLGAGSAIGLGTIGPGAGIGYVAGRANDMLGRFPAERPNVMRTMFLGAAVSESTAIYSLVVAFLLIFAV
- the atpE gene encoding ATP synthase F0 subunit C, whose translation is MDLTIAQGIAKAAALLGAGMCMGMGALGPGVGEGFVAGKACEGIARSPENASLITRTMLVGQAVSESTGIYSLVIALLLIFST
- a CDS encoding ATP synthase F0 subunit B; protein product: MINIDYSIIIVILNFIILLIILNGLLYKPAKKFLAERKAQIAADLNEADEFKKKANQLVQKKENELKLSAEEIRKMKKKARSDAELQANEIIGDAKDHEKKIMQETEEMIEHEKIKAIGEIKTELAEMVSELSAKFLSKKMDENNDQDMIKKMISERGNK
- the atpH gene encoding ATP synthase F1 subunit delta, with product MKNKLIAKRYAKAVMENISEDSTSFLNDISLLNKFFSDNPEVIKTADSLLYPPKRRIEIIKEISRISNNQKIWNNLFQLLVQKHKFIIIREILTELESIILEKKKQEKVHLKIAHKHPDEVLKKMKSIIADIIKKDLILDITIDPDIIGGFIASTESLVIDGSIRNNLIKFKNIVSEVK
- a CDS encoding F0F1 ATP synthase subunit alpha; the encoded protein is MKIQPDEISSILKAKINDFKFEIDIEETGKVVQVGDGIARVYGLNNVMAGEMILFPGDVVGMALNLEEDNVGCILFGETRKIKEGDIAKRTKQILQVPVGEAMLGRVVNALGEPIDGKGAIKSEKSMPVERKALGIIQRQPVKEPLQTGLKSIDSMIPIGRGQRELIIGDRQTGKTAIGIDTIINQKGTDVICIYVAIGQKKSSVAKIVKTLELHGAMDYTIIVSASASESASLQYLSPYSGVTMGEFFRDNGKHALIIYDDLSKHAVSYRQISLLLRRPPGREAYPGDVFYLHSRLLERASKLSDELGGGSLTALPIIETQADDITAYIPTNVISITDGQIYLSSRLFYSGVRPAINAGLSVSRVGGNAQIKVMKGVTGQLRLDLAQYTELEAFAKFGSDLDKATQAQLRRGIRLVEILKQDQYVPLPVAKQVFIIFMANQGMLDKIEINEIKKVEEELFSILDSEYKDFMEELIKGSITDEVTEKMKKICQKVIEKF